A DNA window from uncultured Methanoregula sp. contains the following coding sequences:
- a CDS encoding HEAT repeat domain-containing protein, protein MADIGRLASGLNGATVKERKEAATLLGKSGDPAAAGPLGAALDDTSGPVRMEVVLSLGRLGDSAAVPFLVRALDDPDPSVRAAAIAGLGKIRDPAAAGPLIACLKDKDLQVRIGAAQVLGRLMDRRALEPLRELSRDPFSDVRDAASEAVRRLGK, encoded by the coding sequence ATGGCGGACATTGGCCGGCTCGCTTCCGGGCTGAACGGCGCAACGGTAAAAGAACGGAAAGAAGCTGCAACATTGCTGGGCAAATCCGGCGATCCTGCTGCTGCCGGGCCGCTGGGAGCCGCCCTTGACGATACGAGCGGGCCGGTCCGGATGGAGGTTGTCCTCTCCCTCGGCCGGCTTGGGGATTCCGCAGCGGTCCCGTTCCTTGTCAGGGCACTTGACGATCCCGACCCCTCCGTACGGGCCGCGGCAATCGCCGGCCTTGGGAAGATCCGGGACCCGGCCGCTGCCGGGCCACTCATAGCCTGCCTGAAAGACAAGGATCTCCAGGTCAGGATCGGCGCTGCGCAGGTACTGGGCAGGCTTATGGACCGGCGGGCGCTCGAACCCCTGCGGGAACTTTCCCGCGATCCGTTCTCCGATGTGAGGGATGCAGCTTCCGAAGCGGTCAGGCGACTTGGGAAATAA